A DNA window from Camelina sativa cultivar DH55 chromosome 17, Cs, whole genome shotgun sequence contains the following coding sequences:
- the LOC104755150 gene encoding pectin acetylesterase 1, translating into MKTFLWGWSLAGVLILFNILANGETGFDEIGMLNDFNGTNANVLMVGLTLVQADAAKGAVCLDGSVPGYHLYRGYGSGANNWIIQLQGGAWCTSIKDCQNRKHSGYGSSTLMEKELAFTGLLSNKAAENPDFYNWNKVKVRYCDGASFGGDSENKAAQLQFRGKRIFLAVMEDLMAKGMRQAKQALLNGCSAGGLAAILRCDDFNDLFPPTTKVKCMSDAGFFLDAVDVAGGHSIRRMYSGVVNTQGLQNTLPRTCTSHINPSLCFFPQYIINQVKTPLFILNSGVDAWQIGNSLAPPSADPSGSWHNCSFSFRCTPSQKKFLAGFTISMLNALKTFATFSKNRVLITSGWAHCQAERQVAWFPGNSGPGKAKGIAVAVGDWYFERKARS; encoded by the exons ATGAAAACGTTTTTGTGGGGTTGGAGTCTCGCAGGAGTACTCATTCTCTTCAACATTCTTGCAAATGGGGAAACGGGTTTTGATGAAATAGGAATGTTAAACGATTTCAATGGAACAAATGCTAATGTTCTGATGGTAGGACTCACTCTTGTCCAAGCCGATGCTGCTAAAGGAGCGG TGTGTCTGGATGGGTCAGTGCCTGGATATCATTTGTATCGAGGTTATGGTTCAGGAGCAAACAATTGGATCATTCAGTTACAG GGAGGTGCGTGGTGCACCAGCATAAAAGATTGTCAGAACCGTAAGCATAGTGGCTATGGATCGTCTACCTTAATGGAGAAAGAGTTGGCGTTTACAGGATTACTAAGCAACAAAGCCGCTGAGAATCCAG ATTTCTACAACTGGAACAAAGTAAAAGTCCGGTATTGTGATGGCGCATCCTTTGGCGGTGATAGCGAAAACAAG GCGGCGCAACTTCAGTTTAGAGGAAAGCGTATATTTTTAGCTGTCATGGAAGATTTGATGGCGAAGGGAATGCGACAGGCAAAAcag GCTTTGCTTAACGGATGTTCTGCTGGAGGTCTTGCAGCTATTTTACGATGCGATGATTTCAATGACTTGTTTCCTCCTACCACCAAAGTAAAATGCATGAGCGATGCTGGCTTCTTCCTCGATGC CGTTGATGTAGCTGGAGGTCATTCTATAAGGCGTATGTATTCTGGTGTTGTAAACACCCAG GGTTTGCAAAACACGCTTCCTCGCACCTGTACAAGCCATATCAATCCAAGTTTG TGTTTCTTCCCTCAATACATAATCAACCAAGTCAAGACCCCGTTGTTTATTCTCAACTCCGGTGTTGATGCGTGGCAG ATTGGAAATAGCTTAGCTCCACCATCTGCTGATCCGAGTGGCAGTTGGCATAACTGTAGCTTTAGCTTCAGGTGCACTCCCTCTCAGAAGAAATTCTTGGCAG GTTTCACGATAAGCATGTTAAATGCGTTAAAGACCTTTGCGACGTTTAGCAAGAACAGAGTGTTGATTACCTCTGGATGGGCTCATTGTCAAGCGGAGAGACAAGTTGCTTGGTTTCCTGGAAACTCTGGACCGGGTAAAGCTAAG GGGATTGCTGTAGCAGTTGGAGATTGGTATTTCGAAAGAAAAGCTCGGTCGTAA
- the LOC104755151 gene encoding germin-like protein subfamily 2 member 1 produces the protein MFLASTRKVILSSILFSSSSFINNNSQLVTQPHHHHQTMASSSPTQTLLLLLIGLTVFIFASADPDMLQDLCVADLSSGIKINGFPCKDAAAVTPADFFSQGIANPGLTNNTFGALVTGANVMTIPGLNTLGVSLARIDYAPGGLNPPHTHPRATEVVFVLEGSLEVGFLTTANKLISQTIKKGDVFAFPKGLVHFQKNNGRVPASVLSAFNSQLPGTQSLGATLFGSTPPVPDNILAQAFQTSSGTVKHIKSKFQPKK, from the exons ATGTTCCTTGCCTCAACGAGAAAAGTCATACTCTCTTCAattctcttttcctcttcttcctttataaacaataattctCAACTTGTTACACagccccaccaccaccaccaaacaatggcttcttcatcaccaactcaaactctcctcctcctcctcatcggtCTCACCGTCTTCATCTTCGCTTCCGCAGATCCGGACATGCTTCAAGATCTCTGCGTCGCTGATCTCTCCTCcg GAATCAAGATCAATGGCTTTCCTTGTAAAGACGCAGCTGCAGTAACACCAGCCGATTTCTTCTCACAAGGAATAGCTAATCCAGGTCTCACAAACAACACATTCGGTGCCTTGGTCACTGGAGCTAACGTTATGACAATCCCTGGACTCAACACACTCGGTGTCTCTCTCGCTCGTATCGACTACGCACCTGGTGGTTTAAACCCACCTCACACCCACCCACGTGCCACTGAAGTCGTCTTTGTCCTCGAAGGTTCACTCGAAGTTGGGTTCCTCACTACTGCCAATAAGCTCATCTCTCAAACTATCAAGAAAGGAGATGTCTTTGCTTTCCCTAAAGGACTTGTCCATTTCCAGAAGAACAATGGTCGTGTTCCTGCCTCTGTTCTTTCAGCTTTCAATAGTCAGCTTCCTGGTACTCAGTCTCTTGGTGCTACTTTGTTTGGTTCCACTCCTCCTGTTCCTGACAACATCTTGGCTCAAGCCTTCCAGACATCTTCTGGAACTGTCAAACACATCAAATCCAAGTTCCAACCCAAGAAATGA